One window from the genome of Mucilaginibacter ginsenosidivorans encodes:
- a CDS encoding alpha/beta hydrolase-fold protein has product MKFYPLVLLLLLLILFSCSRPLKVDEISIGKTDSVYSKILGESRKIWVYVPAGASDPKKKYPVLYLLDGDAHFSSVVGMIQQLSSVNGNTVCPEMIVVGIPNTDRTRDLTPTKSLLGPDGDIEKDFKTSGGGEKFVSFIDKELMPHIESTYPVAPYKVLVGHSFGGLTVMNIVINHPDMFTSYVAIDPSMWWDKKRLLTQAGAVFKEKKFDGKSLFLGIANTMPAGMDTLQVRLDTSGRTNHIRSIIALKDIIKDNPADGLKFSYKYYKDDDHGSVPLITEYDAFHFLFGFYNMPDELKSQLSDVHGKIDPLPALTAHYQDVSRRMGYTMLPPESTVNELGYYYMQQGAKDKALSMFSLNIHNYPESANAYDSMGDYYTAQKDKDKAIESYKKSLELKDNQETKKKLEKLQADK; this is encoded by the coding sequence ATGAAGTTTTATCCTCTTGTACTCCTGTTATTGTTGTTAATACTCTTTTCGTGCAGCCGCCCGCTGAAAGTAGATGAGATATCCATCGGTAAAACGGACAGCGTTTACTCCAAAATACTGGGGGAAAGCAGGAAGATATGGGTATATGTACCCGCAGGTGCCAGTGACCCTAAAAAGAAATACCCCGTGCTGTACCTGCTCGACGGTGATGCTCATTTTTCGAGTGTCGTAGGCATGATACAGCAGTTGAGCAGTGTGAACGGAAATACCGTTTGTCCCGAAATGATCGTCGTAGGTATACCCAACACCGACCGGACGCGCGACCTGACACCGACAAAATCGCTTTTAGGACCCGACGGTGATATCGAGAAAGACTTCAAAACATCTGGCGGAGGGGAGAAATTTGTGTCCTTCATCGACAAGGAACTAATGCCCCATATCGAATCAACTTACCCCGTAGCGCCATATAAGGTGCTGGTCGGTCATTCGTTCGGCGGACTAACGGTTATGAATATCGTGATCAATCACCCGGATATGTTTACTTCGTATGTTGCTATTGATCCCAGCATGTGGTGGGATAAAAAGAGGCTATTAACGCAAGCCGGGGCCGTTTTTAAAGAAAAGAAATTTGACGGTAAATCGCTGTTTCTTGGTATTGCCAATACCATGCCGGCAGGGATGGATACCTTGCAGGTGAGGCTGGACACTTCGGGCCGTACAAATCATATCCGTTCGATAATTGCCCTGAAGGATATTATCAAGGATAACCCGGCTGATGGCTTGAAATTTTCATACAAATATTATAAGGATGACGATCACGGTTCGGTGCCTTTGATCACAGAATATGATGCGTTTCACTTCCTTTTTGGGTTTTATAATATGCCAGATGAACTGAAGTCGCAATTGAGTGATGTACATGGTAAAATTGACCCGTTACCGGCGCTTACAGCACATTACCAGGATGTGTCGCGCCGGATGGGTTATACGATGTTACCGCCCGAAAGCACTGTAAATGAGTTGGGATATTATTATATGCAGCAAGGGGCAAAGGATAAGGCGCTCTCCATGTTTTCGCTGAATATCCATAACTACCCGGAAAGTGCCAATGCCTACGACAGCATGGGCGATTATTACACCGCGCAGAAAGATAAGGATAAAGCTATTGAAAGTTATAAGAAGTCGCTGGAGCTGAAAGATAACCAGGAGACGAAAAAGAAGCTGGAAAAATTGCAGGCTGATAAATAA
- a CDS encoding TetR/AcrR family transcriptional regulator has product MGKAERTRKFITEKTAPLFNQKGYAGTSLTDMTDATGLTKGSIYGNFADKDEVALAAFDYNMSALIEQVRIRQASERTASGKLKAFMDVYRDGLQSPVLSNGCPIVNAGSEADDTHVKLNERVNDALGRWHKSISAIIQQGKMQGEFRESVNSTGFASLMIAMIEGGFTLSKISGDKSYLDQALDQLERLIETKLRR; this is encoded by the coding sequence ATGGGAAAAGCTGAGCGTACCAGGAAATTTATAACGGAAAAAACGGCCCCGCTGTTTAATCAAAAGGGTTATGCGGGCACCTCGCTTACCGATATGACGGATGCCACCGGCCTCACAAAAGGCTCCATCTACGGCAATTTTGCTGATAAGGACGAAGTGGCGCTTGCTGCGTTTGACTATAACATGTCGGCACTGATCGAACAGGTGCGGATACGGCAGGCATCGGAACGGACGGCAAGCGGCAAGCTTAAGGCATTTATGGACGTTTACCGGGACGGATTGCAATCCCCTGTACTTTCTAACGGATGCCCGATAGTTAACGCAGGCTCCGAGGCTGATGACACCCATGTGAAATTAAATGAACGGGTGAACGACGCCCTGGGCAGATGGCACAAAAGCATTTCGGCGATCATACAGCAGGGAAAAATGCAGGGCGAATTTAGGGAGAGTGTTAACTCAACCGGCTTTGCTTCGTTGATGATAGCTATGATAGAAGGCGGTTTCACGCTGTCAAAAATATCGGGCGACAAAAGCTATCTCGATCAGGCTCTCGATCAATTAGAGCGCCTGATAGAGACAAAACTCCGCAGATAG
- a CDS encoding PepSY-like domain-containing protein: MKRTTLLFTAMTTCTYAVNAQDLKSKDVPAIVKETLAKKYPHAAKVSWEKEKGNYEANWGGRSGEDTSVLFTPKGAFVEEVDAIPVSQLPANIPHFVKAYYKGAKITEAGRVTDATGKKMFEAEIKGKDLLFDESGKYIKQD; encoded by the coding sequence ATGAAAAGGACAACATTATTATTCACCGCGATGACAACCTGCACTTACGCAGTTAACGCACAAGACCTGAAATCCAAAGATGTTCCGGCAATTGTGAAGGAAACATTGGCAAAAAAATACCCGCATGCGGCTAAAGTGAGCTGGGAAAAAGAAAAAGGCAATTATGAGGCCAACTGGGGAGGAAGATCGGGCGAGGATACATCTGTATTATTTACACCTAAAGGTGCATTTGTAGAAGAAGTGGATGCAATACCCGTGAGCCAGCTGCCTGCAAACATCCCTCATTTTGTTAAGGCCTACTATAAAGGCGCCAAAATAACTGAAGCGGGCAGAGTAACCGACGCTACCGGGAAAAAGATGTTTGAAGCTGAAATAAAAGGTAAGGACCTGTTGTTTGATGAAAGCGGTAAGTATATAAAGCAGGACTGA
- the cysM gene encoding cysteine synthase CysM, producing MPGIIDLIGNTPMVELKKLNPNPNVTIYAKQEGNNPGGSVKDRAALNMIRSALERGDIKAGTKLIEATSGNTGIALAMIACLYDLEIELALPSNSTRERTLAMEAFGAKVTLLEGIEACRDYAEEKAATGEYFILNQFSNPDNYAAHVKTTGPEIWRDTDGKITHFVSAMGTTGTIMGCSRYFKQVNPDIRIVGCQPTEGSSIPGIRRWPEAYLPKIFDPARVDEVRDVTQDEATAMARLLAKKEGIFAGMSSGGAAVAAIKLAAELKEGVIVFICCDRGDRYLSSNLFG from the coding sequence ATGCCCGGCATAATCGACCTTATAGGGAACACTCCCATGGTGGAGCTGAAAAAACTCAACCCTAATCCGAACGTAACCATATACGCAAAACAGGAAGGCAACAATCCCGGCGGCAGCGTGAAAGACCGGGCTGCGCTGAATATGATACGGAGCGCCCTGGAACGTGGCGACATTAAAGCGGGCACAAAACTGATAGAGGCCACAAGCGGTAATACCGGCATAGCCCTGGCCATGATAGCCTGCCTGTACGACCTGGAGATAGAACTGGCGCTTCCCTCGAACTCGACCCGCGAACGTACGCTGGCCATGGAAGCCTTCGGCGCAAAGGTTACCTTGCTGGAAGGAATTGAAGCCTGCCGTGATTATGCCGAAGAAAAAGCCGCAACAGGTGAGTATTTTATCCTGAACCAATTCTCGAACCCCGACAATTACGCGGCACACGTTAAAACCACCGGCCCGGAGATATGGCGCGATACGGATGGCAAGATCACCCACTTTGTAAGTGCGATGGGCACTACGGGCACCATCATGGGTTGTTCAAGGTATTTTAAGCAGGTTAACCCCGATATACGTATCGTGGGGTGCCAGCCTACCGAAGGCTCATCCATACCAGGCATACGGCGATGGCCCGAGGCCTACCTGCCCAAAATATTCGACCCTGCAAGGGTGGACGAAGTAAGGGACGTTACGCAGGATGAAGCGACTGCAATGGCGCGTTTGCTGGCTAAAAAAGAAGGGATATTTGCTGGTATGAGCAGTGGTGGCGCGGCAGTGGCTGCTATAAAGCTTGCCGCCGAGTTAAAAGAAGGTGTTATCGTGTTTATTTGCTGTGACCGGGGCGACCGCTATTTGAGCAGCAACCTGTTCGGATAA
- a CDS encoding serine O-acetyltransferase — MDKEFYQHILNKQQITGAVPSNKEIAGWALQVIRLLYPEQSKKLYTFVHQLEAEFMKLESELCELLDATRGKQHDENQEIARKFFTGVPELYRLLNTDIQATFAGDPAAKSEFEVIRAYPGFYAISFYRLAHLLYQLNVPLIPRILTEYAHSKTGIDIHPAAEINDHFHIDHGTGVVIGETCKIGRHVKIFQGVTLGALSVSKTPAHAQRHPTVEDNVVIYAGATILGGRTVIGEGSIIGGNVWLTKSVPPYSKVYHTHEVSLLKEKIKE; from the coding sequence ATGGATAAAGAATTTTATCAGCACATTTTAAACAAACAGCAGATCACCGGCGCGGTGCCGTCCAACAAAGAGATTGCGGGATGGGCATTGCAGGTTATTCGTTTGCTTTACCCCGAACAGTCTAAAAAGCTGTACACCTTCGTGCATCAGTTAGAAGCTGAATTTATGAAGCTGGAAAGCGAGCTTTGCGAACTGCTTGACGCCACCCGCGGAAAACAACACGACGAGAACCAGGAAATAGCCAGGAAATTTTTCACCGGCGTACCGGAACTATACCGGTTGCTCAATACAGACATACAGGCTACATTTGCCGGCGACCCGGCAGCCAAAAGTGAATTTGAGGTAATAAGGGCCTATCCCGGTTTCTATGCCATATCGTTTTACAGGCTTGCACATTTGCTTTACCAGTTAAATGTACCCCTGATACCGCGTATCCTGACCGAGTATGCACATTCCAAAACAGGTATAGACATACACCCTGCCGCCGAGATAAACGATCATTTTCATATCGACCATGGTACAGGTGTGGTAATAGGCGAAACCTGCAAAATTGGCCGCCATGTTAAAATATTCCAGGGTGTAACACTGGGTGCGCTTAGTGTCAGCAAAACTCCGGCGCATGCACAACGTCATCCTACGGTAGAGGATAACGTGGTGATCTACGCGGGGGCAACCATCCTTGGCGGCCGCACGGTTATAGGCGAAGGAAGCATCATTGGCGGTAATGTATGGCTAACCAAAAGCGTTCCGCCTTATTCAAAGGTGTATCATACGCACGAGGTTAGCCTGCTGAAGGAAAAAATTAAAGAATAA
- a CDS encoding DinB family protein produces the protein MDIIKMLLKEMDQEAVTTRKMLAVVPNDKYDWQPHPKSMTLSRLAAHVAELPGWIKMVLETSELDFASGDYQPTVINNTTDLLAYFEKNLAEGRASLASATETELEKLWTLRNGEQVYSVDTKAEVIRMSFCQIVHHRAQLGVFLRLLNVPIPGSYGPSADENVFETAEATA, from the coding sequence ATGGACATCATTAAAATGCTTTTGAAAGAAATGGACCAGGAAGCGGTAACAACGCGCAAAATGCTGGCCGTGGTACCCAACGACAAATATGATTGGCAGCCACACCCAAAAAGTATGACCCTTAGCCGTTTAGCCGCACACGTTGCCGAATTACCCGGCTGGATAAAAATGGTATTGGAAACAAGCGAGCTTGATTTTGCGTCGGGCGATTACCAGCCGACAGTGATCAACAACACTACCGATCTGCTGGCTTATTTTGAAAAGAACCTGGCCGAAGGGCGGGCAAGTCTTGCAAGTGCCACCGAGACTGAACTTGAGAAACTATGGACATTGCGCAATGGCGAACAGGTATACAGCGTGGATACCAAGGCTGAAGTGATCAGGATGTCGTTTTGCCAGATCGTGCATCACCGGGCGCAGCTGGGGGTGTTCCTGAGGTTATTAAACGTGCCCATACCAGGCAGTTATGGACCGAGCGCAGATGAAAATGTGTTTGAAACTGCCGAAGCCACTGCTTAA
- a CDS encoding DUF3892 domain-containing protein, translating to MENWDYYISGIWKEKINGNECITDVFLHTATNGFGKGVKTSKDEVVRLLDEGAKITTITWNYHLIQWRYGAKVEYGEADGETWLHTGPDASTFDDLESSIQMQYIMADMGVPSTSH from the coding sequence ATGGAAAATTGGGATTATTACATATCGGGTATCTGGAAGGAAAAAATCAACGGGAATGAATGCATAACAGACGTATTTCTCCATACAGCTACGAACGGTTTTGGGAAAGGTGTTAAAACCAGCAAAGATGAAGTTGTAAGGTTATTGGACGAAGGCGCCAAAATAACGACTATAACGTGGAACTATCATTTAATACAGTGGCGATACGGTGCGAAGGTGGAATATGGCGAAGCGGACGGTGAAACGTGGTTGCACACCGGACCTGACGCCTCCACCTTTGACGATCTTGAAAGCTCGATACAAATGCAGTACATCATGGCTGACATGGGTGTACCGAGCACAAGCCACTGA
- a CDS encoding UBP-type zinc finger domain-containing protein — MDDQICKHLSAIKKLKQPEYYLCDECMKHGGNWVHLRTCQECGVTLCCDSSPSKHASKHARETGHPVVISAEPGERWLWCYVDEEMVEY, encoded by the coding sequence ATGGACGACCAGATCTGCAAACACTTAAGTGCGATAAAAAAGTTAAAGCAACCCGAATATTATTTGTGCGATGAATGCATGAAGCATGGTGGCAACTGGGTACACCTGCGTACCTGCCAGGAATGCGGCGTAACGCTTTGCTGCGATAGCTCGCCATCAAAACACGCCTCAAAACATGCGCGCGAAACGGGGCACCCGGTGGTTATATCCGCCGAACCAGGCGAACGCTGGCTATGGTGTTATGTGGATGAGGAGATGGTAGAGTATTAA
- a CDS encoding S8 family serine peptidase — protein sequence MMRPGSYFRIFAICTWALFPLGASAQIVLKNSNWKSAAGNSKLYFGNDTLVIKSGPEGKHSSYATFRQKNDTLIISDIANKNNKALYRILFQNNGSQVTLNASKKGIFFGSELLNGVFANIPDNNGAARDWPYKDAASDSVAGISLYKTYQLLKGRKAKTVIVAVIDNGFDINHEDLKDVIWTNKKEIPGNGIDDDHNGYIDDVHGWNFRSDKSGKSIPHEQSAATQMYVVFRDKYDNADTSKLDQIEKQQWHYFHQAKAKYNEILSTSKDSADLAYAYNINYHSADLIGDSKSNDRFYGSGHIAASAILSHGTHVAGIIAAKRNNGKGVDGIAGDVLIMPVIATTDIGDERDKDIANAIRYAVDNGAAIINMSFSKRFSPDKALVDEAVRYAEKKHVLIIHAAGNDGNNIDTTNYYPVAHYIDGKKAVNFITVGWNRPLFNYRLAHPYSNYGKYNVDLFAPGSDIFSTVPGNGYDYKSGSSMSTPTVTGVAALLLSYFPALSTEQVKKILLESSSKPATIVNRPDSKSPVPFNSLSVTGGIVNAYTAVKMAMTLAGKK from the coding sequence ATGATGCGGCCCGGATCTTACTTTAGAATATTTGCCATTTGCACCTGGGCGCTTTTTCCGTTGGGAGCATCCGCGCAAATTGTGCTTAAGAATTCGAATTGGAAATCGGCGGCGGGTAATAGCAAACTTTACTTCGGCAATGATACACTTGTCATAAAAAGTGGGCCAGAGGGTAAGCACTCAAGCTACGCAACTTTCCGACAGAAAAACGACACGCTGATCATTTCTGATATCGCAAATAAAAACAACAAAGCGCTTTATCGGATCTTGTTTCAGAATAACGGCAGCCAGGTGACCCTGAATGCGTCTAAAAAAGGTATATTTTTCGGATCCGAATTGTTGAACGGTGTTTTCGCCAATATTCCCGATAATAACGGAGCCGCCCGTGATTGGCCTTACAAAGACGCTGCTTCAGATTCTGTTGCCGGCATCAGCCTTTATAAAACTTATCAATTGCTAAAAGGGAGAAAAGCCAAAACGGTAATCGTAGCTGTTATTGATAACGGTTTTGACATTAACCATGAAGATCTGAAAGATGTCATATGGACCAACAAAAAAGAAATTCCGGGTAACGGCATTGACGATGACCATAACGGTTATATTGACGATGTGCACGGCTGGAATTTCAGAAGTGACAAGAGCGGAAAAAGTATTCCACACGAACAGTCTGCCGCAACACAGATGTATGTTGTTTTCAGGGACAAATATGATAATGCAGATACGAGCAAGCTAGATCAGATTGAAAAGCAACAATGGCATTATTTTCATCAGGCTAAGGCTAAATACAACGAGATATTAAGCACAAGTAAGGATTCGGCAGACCTTGCCTATGCTTATAATATCAATTATCACTCAGCTGATCTCATCGGCGACAGCAAGTCAAACGATCGCTTTTATGGCAGTGGCCACATTGCTGCATCAGCGATATTGAGCCATGGAACGCACGTTGCAGGCATAATTGCGGCCAAAAGAAACAACGGCAAAGGAGTAGATGGTATAGCAGGTGATGTTTTGATAATGCCCGTAATTGCTACCACCGATATTGGTGATGAAAGGGATAAAGATATTGCTAACGCTATCCGTTATGCCGTGGATAACGGAGCTGCTATCATCAACATGAGCTTTTCAAAAAGATTTTCGCCCGATAAGGCACTGGTTGACGAAGCTGTACGGTATGCTGAAAAAAAACATGTGTTGATCATCCATGCAGCCGGCAATGATGGCAACAATATCGATACTACGAACTACTACCCGGTAGCGCATTACATCGACGGGAAAAAAGCGGTTAATTTCATCACTGTCGGGTGGAACCGCCCGCTGTTTAATTACAGGCTGGCGCATCCCTATTCAAATTATGGAAAATATAATGTCGATCTTTTCGCACCTGGCAGTGATATTTTTTCAACTGTTCCTGGCAACGGTTATGATTATAAATCCGGGTCGAGCATGTCGACCCCAACGGTTACCGGAGTTGCGGCACTGCTGCTTTCCTATTTCCCGGCATTGTCAACCGAACAGGTTAAGAAAATTCTGCTTGAATCATCCTCAAAACCTGCAACAATAGTTAACAGGCCCGATTCTAAGTCTCCTGTACCATTTAACAGTTTGTCGGTGACCGGAGGTATTGTAAATGCTTATACCGCTGTAAAAATGGCAATGACATTAGCCGGGAAAAAATAA
- a CDS encoding response regulator: MNKPIIFSVDDDPQVLRAISRDLRTQYNSEYKIISTTSAKEALEALTDIKNSGDTVAMFLVDQRMPEMEGVDFLQKAIRIYPEAKRVLLTAYSDTEAAIKAINVVQLDYYLTKPWNPPEEKLYPVISDLLDDWQSHYTPDFKGIKLVGYQFSPKSHEIKDYLAGNLIPYRWYDIETNPDAKTLVEVNNMGTGDLPMIIFEDGNCACKPTIRQIAEKTGLSPQITNEIYDVVIIGAGPAGLAAAVYGSSEGLKTLLIERRAPGGQAGTSSRIENYLGFPAGLSGADLTRRAISQATRLGAEFLSPHSVKEIRQKDGYKMIVLDDGPEIVSRSVVITTGVDYRKLEVKGVENFTGAGVYYGAATTEASACRGQDVFVIGGGNSAGQAAMYLSKFANKVHIIIRRDDLTATMSAYLINQIGQTPNIEVLPNTEIIEAKGNNSLQELVILNTKTKEQKSYDAGALYIFIGAKPYTDWIHLDIIKNEKEFIETGRDLQTYESFKKIWKSKRDPFLLETSCAGIFAAGDVRAGAMNRVASAVGEGSMAISFVHKYLAEV; this comes from the coding sequence ATGAACAAACCGATCATATTTTCAGTAGACGACGACCCGCAGGTTTTGCGTGCCATAAGCCGCGACCTGAGAACACAGTACAATTCGGAATACAAGATCATCAGCACCACTTCGGCCAAGGAGGCCCTGGAGGCGCTGACAGATATAAAGAACAGCGGCGATACCGTCGCCATGTTTTTGGTCGACCAGCGCATGCCCGAGATGGAAGGTGTTGATTTTCTGCAAAAAGCCATACGAATTTATCCGGAGGCCAAACGGGTATTACTCACCGCTTACTCTGATACCGAGGCTGCCATAAAAGCCATTAATGTGGTGCAACTGGATTATTACCTGACCAAACCATGGAACCCGCCCGAGGAAAAATTATACCCCGTTATTTCGGATCTGCTGGACGACTGGCAAAGCCATTACACCCCCGATTTTAAAGGTATTAAATTAGTAGGTTATCAATTTTCACCCAAATCGCACGAGATAAAAGACTATCTCGCCGGTAACCTTATCCCCTACCGCTGGTACGATATTGAGACCAACCCCGATGCAAAAACCCTGGTTGAGGTGAACAATATGGGTACAGGCGACCTGCCGATGATCATTTTTGAAGATGGTAATTGCGCCTGCAAACCGACTATCAGGCAGATAGCGGAGAAAACCGGCTTGAGTCCGCAAATAACCAATGAAATATACGACGTGGTGATCATCGGGGCCGGCCCTGCAGGTTTGGCAGCGGCGGTTTACGGCTCATCAGAAGGGTTGAAGACGCTTTTGATAGAACGCCGTGCGCCGGGTGGGCAGGCAGGCACCAGTTCGCGCATCGAAAATTACCTGGGCTTTCCTGCGGGGCTTAGCGGCGCTGATCTTACACGCCGGGCCATAAGCCAGGCCACCAGGCTGGGCGCCGAGTTCCTGTCGCCACACTCCGTGAAGGAGATCAGGCAAAAAGACGGTTACAAAATGATCGTGTTGGATGACGGTCCCGAGATCGTGAGCCGTTCGGTGGTGATCACTACTGGGGTAGATTACCGGAAACTGGAAGTGAAAGGAGTTGAAAATTTCACCGGCGCCGGCGTTTACTACGGTGCAGCAACCACCGAAGCCAGCGCTTGCCGCGGGCAGGACGTATTTGTGATAGGCGGAGGTAATTCGGCGGGGCAGGCTGCCATGTATCTTTCTAAATTTGCCAATAAGGTACATATTATTATTCGCCGCGATGATCTTACAGCTACCATGTCGGCCTATCTCATCAACCAGATCGGCCAGACACCCAATATCGAAGTACTGCCGAATACCGAGATAATTGAAGCCAAAGGCAATAACTCGCTGCAGGAACTGGTTATCCTGAACACAAAAACGAAAGAACAAAAGAGCTACGACGCGGGGGCGCTCTATATTTTTATCGGCGCAAAACCTTACACCGACTGGATCCACCTGGACATTATTAAAAATGAAAAGGAGTTTATTGAAACCGGCCGCGATCTGCAAACTTACGAGTCGTTTAAAAAAATATGGAAATCAAAACGCGACCCATTCCTGCTCGAAACAAGTTGCGCCGGCATATTTGCCGCTGGCGATGTACGTGCCGGGGCAATGAACCGTGTTGCGTCGGCAGTGGGCGAAGGCTCGATGGCCATAAGTTTTGTACATAAATATTTGGCTGAAGTTTAA
- a CDS encoding ATP-binding protein, with product MLECTPALLKTFEALKEVPDEQLQWIIDHSICREVPDGELLFEPGMPIDWTNFIIRGKVRLYFYMGGVKREIGDSVEGDITGYLPYSRGKISSGYGVAIGNLQLMSFPKNKMTELIKTQFELTQALVHVMTNRVRDFTALQQQNEKMMALGKLSAGLAHELNNPASAIVRDSESLLKHLQMEPETFKSVIAIRMEPEHVDVVTKKLFRVMQENREVKLTLRERTAKEQELTDLFDEMAIENSEEVAENFVEFGFENEDIELFRSHIPFQYFSPIFNWINTLLVTEKMVQDIRESSKRIAELVVSVKTFTHMDRGQDKQYADIHIGIRNTLTMLGYRLKKLNITKIKDFDETLPPVKALIGEMNQVWTNLIDNAIDAMEGVENPTLTIKTEKDREFVQVSIIDNGPGIPDDVRAHIFEPFFTTKEMGKGTGMGLEMVHRIVVDQHNGSIKVTSEPGRTAFVVCFPIDG from the coding sequence ATGTTAGAGTGTACACCTGCTTTATTAAAAACATTTGAGGCGCTTAAAGAAGTGCCCGACGAGCAATTACAATGGATCATCGACCACAGCATCTGCCGTGAAGTGCCGGATGGCGAATTGTTGTTCGAGCCGGGAATGCCTATAGATTGGACCAACTTCATCATAAGGGGCAAAGTGCGCTTATATTTTTATATGGGCGGCGTAAAGCGCGAGATAGGCGACTCAGTTGAAGGTGACATAACAGGTTATCTCCCCTATTCGCGGGGTAAAATAAGTTCGGGTTATGGTGTGGCAATAGGTAACCTGCAACTGATGTCGTTCCCGAAAAATAAAATGACGGAACTGATAAAAACGCAGTTCGAGTTGACACAGGCCCTTGTCCATGTGATGACGAACCGTGTGCGCGACTTTACGGCGTTGCAGCAGCAGAACGAAAAAATGATGGCTTTAGGCAAGCTTTCTGCCGGGTTGGCGCACGAATTGAACAATCCTGCATCGGCTATCGTGCGCGATTCGGAATCGCTGCTTAAGCATTTGCAGATGGAGCCAGAAACTTTCAAGTCGGTTATTGCGATACGTATGGAGCCGGAACATGTTGATGTAGTTACCAAAAAACTGTTCCGCGTGATGCAGGAGAACCGGGAGGTTAAACTTACGCTGCGCGAACGCACGGCCAAAGAACAAGAGCTGACCGACCTTTTTGACGAAATGGCCATCGAGAACAGCGAGGAAGTGGCTGAGAACTTTGTGGAGTTTGGTTTTGAGAACGAGGACATCGAATTATTCAGGAGCCATATCCCGTTTCAATACTTCTCCCCCATTTTTAATTGGATAAACACCCTGTTGGTTACCGAGAAGATGGTACAGGATATCAGGGAATCGTCCAAGCGTATTGCCGAACTGGTAGTTTCTGTCAAAACCTTTACCCACATGGATCGCGGACAGGATAAGCAATACGCCGATATTCATATTGGTATCCGCAATACGCTTACCATGCTGGGTTACCGGTTAAAAAAGCTAAATATCACCAAGATCAAAGATTTTGACGAAACATTGCCGCCGGTAAAAGCATTAATAGGAGAAATGAACCAGGTGTGGACAAACCTGATCGACAATGCAATAGATGCTATGGAAGGTGTCGAAAATCCGACGCTTACGATAAAAACGGAAAAGGATCGTGAGTTTGTGCAGGTAAGTATCATCGACAATGGCCCGGGCATACCCGATGATGTTCGGGCGCACATTTTCGAGCCTTTCTTTACAACCAAGGAAATGGGCAAGGGCACAGGAATGGGTCTGGAAATGGTGCACCGCATTGTAGTAGATCAGCATAACGGTTCCATTAAAGTAACATCCGAACCGGGGCGAACGGCTTTTGTTGTTTGCTTCCCGATAGACGGATAA